The Fusobacterium sp. DD2 genome contains a region encoding:
- a CDS encoding carbon starvation protein A: MFAFILSVIALIVGYLVYGKFVEKVFGPNDANPTPAERLADGVDYVPMSLKKTFLIQFLNIAGTGPIFGAILGAMWGPMAFIWIVFGCIFAGAVHDYLIGMMSLRKDGDSVAELVGHNLGNGAKQLMRIFSVVLLVLVGVVFVTSPAGLLNKLMPQVSTLVFVCIIIVYYIIATVLPIDKLIGKIYPIFGVCLLIMAVGIGVGIVVQGYQLPEFAFRNFNPKGTPIFPTLCITIACGAISGFHATQSPMMARCLTSESQGRKVFYGAMITEGVVALVWAAAAMSFFGGVEGLATQGSNPAVVVNTISNTVLGKVGGALAILGVVACPITSGDTAFRSARLTIADALNYKQGPIMNRFIIAIPLFAIGIVLCNVNFNILWRYFSWSNQTLAAIALWAAATYLAKNKKFYWIALVPAVFMTVVCTSFIVISPIGFRNLLHALDDNSVLMTGNILGIALAIICLIGFFRMLKRQNSVEGTVELEEAE, translated from the coding sequence ATGTTTGCGTTTATTTTATCAGTTATTGCACTTATAGTTGGTTATCTTGTATATGGAAAATTTGTAGAAAAAGTATTTGGACCTAATGATGCAAATCCAACTCCAGCAGAGAGATTAGCTGATGGTGTTGACTATGTTCCAATGAGCCTGAAAAAGACTTTCTTGATTCAGTTCTTGAATATAGCAGGAACAGGACCAATATTTGGAGCTATACTAGGTGCAATGTGGGGACCTATGGCATTTATTTGGATTGTGTTTGGTTGTATTTTTGCAGGAGCAGTTCATGACTATCTAATAGGAATGATGTCATTGAGAAAAGATGGAGACTCTGTTGCAGAACTTGTAGGACACAACTTAGGAAATGGAGCAAAACAACTTATGAGAATATTCTCAGTAGTACTTCTGGTATTAGTTGGAGTTGTTTTCGTAACATCACCTGCTGGTCTTTTAAATAAATTGATGCCACAAGTATCAACTCTTGTATTTGTATGTATAATCATTGTTTATTATATAATTGCTACAGTTTTACCAATTGATAAATTAATAGGAAAAATTTATCCAATATTTGGTGTTTGTTTATTAATAATGGCAGTTGGAATTGGAGTTGGAATAGTTGTTCAAGGATACCAATTACCTGAATTTGCATTCCGTAACTTTAACCCTAAAGGAACACCTATATTCCCAACATTGTGTATCACAATAGCTTGTGGAGCAATAAGTGGATTCCATGCTACACAATCTCCAATGATGGCAAGATGTCTAACATCAGAATCACAAGGTAGAAAAGTTTTCTACGGTGCTATGATTACTGAAGGTGTAGTTGCACTAGTATGGGCAGCTGCAGCAATGTCATTCTTTGGTGGAGTAGAAGGATTAGCAACTCAAGGAAGTAACCCAGCAGTAGTTGTTAATACAATTTCTAACACTGTTTTAGGAAAAGTTGGAGGAGCTCTAGCAATACTTGGTGTTGTTGCTTGTCCGATAACTTCTGGAGATACAGCATTTAGAAGTGCCAGACTTACAATTGCAGATGCTCTTAATTATAAACAAGGACCTATAATGAATAGATTTATAATTGCTATTCCTCTATTTGCAATAGGTATCGTTCTATGTAATGTTAACTTTAACATTCTTTGGAGATACTTTAGCTGGTCAAACCAAACTCTTGCAGCAATTGCATTATGGGCAGCAGCAACATATTTAGCTAAGAATAAAAAATTCTATTGGATAGCTTTAGTGCCAGCAGTATTTATGACTGTAGTATGTACTTCATTTATAGTAATATCTCCAATTGGATTTAGAAATCTATTACACGCTTTAGATGATAATAGCGTACTTATGACTGGAAATATATTAGGAATTGCTCTAGCAATTATCTGTTTAATTGGATTCTTCCGTATGTTAAAAAGACAAAACAGTGTAGAAGGAACAGTTGAACTTGAAGAAGCCGAATAA
- a CDS encoding YifB family Mg chelatase-like AAA ATPase gives MNKRVLSSSYLGAESFLVETEIDISSGLPIFSIIGLGDTAISESKDRIRTALKNSDFRLEPKKIIVNLSPAGVKKEGAHFDLPIAIGIMCAMGFIKDRYDVLNNYLFIGELSLNGNIKSVRGAINTVIFAKENGYKGVVLPLENYQEASLIKDIDIIPVSTLSEAAFFISKNEISKPPLKNILPEIENDLDFSDVKGQVMAKRGLEIAAAGKHNIILIGSPGSGKSMLCKRIQGIMPPMSEKEIIEATKIHSIAGELNENTPIVNIPPFRAPHHTSSPVAIIGGGKKITPGEVSLASGGILFLDEIGEFPRSVLESLRQPLEDKKVSISRALYRAEFKTDFIFLAASNPCPCGFYYEGDKCICTQTEVDKYMKKFSGPIMDRIDMHIEIRRLSEQELMSEEKSESSTAIRKRVIKARNIQYKRFGSELCNGEMTQKDIKKYCTLSGELKNYFKQVIKAMEISARGYDKILKIARTIADLDNSKNIEKEHLMEAVSFRTR, from the coding sequence ATGAATAAAAGAGTCTTAAGTTCCAGTTATCTGGGAGCAGAATCATTTTTAGTAGAAACAGAGATAGATATAAGTAGTGGTTTGCCAATATTTTCTATAATTGGGCTGGGAGATACTGCTATTTCAGAAAGCAAAGATAGAATAAGAACAGCTCTGAAAAATAGTGACTTCAGATTGGAACCTAAAAAAATAATAGTAAATCTATCTCCTGCAGGTGTAAAAAAAGAGGGAGCTCACTTTGATTTGCCAATAGCTATTGGTATTATGTGTGCTATGGGCTTTATAAAGGACAGATATGATGTTTTAAACAATTATCTCTTCATAGGTGAATTATCTCTCAATGGAAATATAAAATCTGTTAGAGGTGCTATTAACACTGTTATATTTGCTAAGGAAAATGGATATAAAGGAGTGGTTTTACCTCTGGAGAATTATCAGGAGGCTTCCCTTATAAAAGATATAGATATTATTCCTGTATCTACTTTAAGTGAAGCTGCCTTTTTTATTTCTAAAAATGAGATTTCAAAACCACCCTTAAAAAATATCCTCCCTGAAATAGAAAATGACCTGGATTTTTCAGATGTAAAGGGGCAGGTAATGGCTAAAAGAGGTCTTGAAATAGCTGCTGCTGGAAAACATAATATAATTTTAATAGGAAGTCCTGGCTCTGGCAAATCCATGCTTTGCAAAAGAATTCAGGGGATTATGCCCCCTATGAGTGAAAAAGAGATAATTGAAGCTACTAAAATACACAGCATTGCAGGAGAATTAAATGAAAATACACCAATAGTTAACATTCCACCCTTTAGAGCTCCACACCATACAAGCAGTCCTGTTGCTATAATTGGTGGTGGTAAAAAAATAACTCCTGGGGAAGTATCTCTGGCTTCTGGTGGAATACTGTTTTTAGATGAAATAGGAGAATTTCCAAGAAGTGTATTAGAAAGTTTAAGACAGCCTCTTGAAGATAAAAAAGTTTCTATTTCAAGAGCACTTTATAGAGCTGAATTTAAAACTGACTTTATCTTTCTTGCTGCAAGTAATCCATGTCCATGTGGATTTTATTACGAAGGAGATAAATGTATCTGTACTCAAACAGAGGTAGACAAATACATGAAGAAATTCTCTGGGCCAATAATGGATAGAATAGATATGCATATTGAAATAAGAAGACTTTCTGAACAAGAGCTTATGTCAGAAGAAAAAAGTGAGTCTTCCACTGCTATACGTAAAAGAGTAATAAAAGCCAGAAATATTCAATATAAAAGATTTGGCAGTGAACTTTGTAATGGAGAGATGACCCAAAAGGATATTAAAAAATATTGTACTCTGTCTGGAGAATTAAAAAACTATTTCAAACAGGTAATAAAGGCGATGGAAATATCTGCAAGAGGATATGATAAAATTCTTAAAATAGCAAGAACCATTGCAGACTTAGATAATTCTAAAAATATTGAAAAAGAGCATCTTATGGAAGCTGTATCCTTTAGGACCAGATAA
- a CDS encoding TIGR04076 family protein, which yields MRKPKIILEIVDKLGKYNCHRCHKIGEKFDFDIDRGKICPMALHSGFPYIDILRYNGDLPTTSNGDYRFCCPDSDVAMVFKIIVEDK from the coding sequence ATGAGAAAGCCAAAAATAATATTAGAAATAGTGGATAAACTTGGAAAATATAATTGTCATAGATGTCATAAAATTGGAGAAAAATTTGATTTTGATATTGATAGAGGGAAAATTTGCCCTATGGCATTGCATAGTGGATTTCCATATATAGATATTCTACGTTACAATGGGGATCTTCCTACTACTTCAAATGGAGATTATAGATTCTGTTGTCCTGATTCAGATGTAGCAATGGTATTTAAAATTATAGTTGAAGATAAATAG
- the hydG gene encoding [FeFe] hydrogenase H-cluster radical SAM maturase HydG encodes MREEKYSIEFLNEDRINSILNSAKEKSQDKEIVTKILEKAKAALGITAEEAAILLNIQDQDLLNEMFKVAKSIKEKIYGKRIVMFAPLYVSNYCVNNCKYCGYQHCNDKLSRKKLTREQLVEEVKALEKLGHKRIVLEAGEDPINCSLDYILQCIKDIYSIKFENGNIRRININIAATTVENYRKLKAAEIGTYTLFQETFHKPTYDSVHLGGPKKDYYYHTTAMFRAREGGIDDVGIGVLYGLYDPKYETVAMILYANELEKVTGVGPHTISVPRIRQASNVTLKEYPHLVDDEQFKKIVAVLRLAVPYTGMILSTREEAGFRDEVIDLGISQVSTGSCTGVGGYSEENKNTAQFEVGDHRSPMEMLESLIKSGYIPSYCTACYRSGRTGDRFMKIAKSGKINVMCEANALMTLKEFLLDYADDHLREVGNEAILKALSKMGDAEFKKKIMGYLKDIENGARDISV; translated from the coding sequence ATGAGAGAAGAAAAGTATAGTATTGAATTTTTAAACGAAGACAGAATTAACAGTATACTTAACTCTGCCAAAGAAAAATCTCAGGATAAAGAGATTGTTACCAAGATATTAGAAAAAGCTAAAGCAGCACTTGGAATCACTGCTGAAGAAGCTGCAATTCTTTTAAACATACAAGATCAAGATCTTTTAAATGAAATGTTTAAAGTTGCAAAATCAATCAAAGAAAAAATCTATGGTAAAAGAATCGTTATGTTTGCTCCTTTATATGTAAGTAACTACTGTGTAAATAACTGTAAATACTGTGGTTACCAACACTGTAATGACAAACTATCAAGAAAAAAATTAACAAGAGAACAGCTAGTTGAAGAGGTAAAAGCACTTGAAAAATTAGGACACAAAAGAATAGTATTAGAAGCTGGAGAAGACCCTATTAACTGTTCTTTAGATTACATTTTACAATGTATCAAAGATATCTATTCAATTAAATTTGAAAATGGAAATATCAGAAGAATAAATATCAATATTGCTGCAACTACTGTTGAAAACTACAGAAAATTAAAAGCAGCAGAAATAGGTACATATACTCTATTCCAGGAAACTTTCCATAAGCCAACATATGACAGTGTTCACTTAGGAGGTCCTAAAAAGGATTACTACTACCATACTACTGCTATGTTTAGAGCTAGAGAAGGGGGAATAGATGACGTTGGTATTGGAGTACTATACGGATTATATGACCCTAAATATGAAACAGTTGCTATGATTTTATATGCAAATGAACTTGAAAAAGTGACTGGAGTAGGTCCTCACACTATCTCAGTTCCTAGAATAAGACAAGCTAGTAATGTAACTTTAAAAGAGTATCCTCACCTTGTTGATGATGAACAATTTAAAAAGATAGTTGCAGTATTAAGACTTGCAGTTCCTTATACTGGTATGATTTTATCTACAAGAGAAGAAGCTGGATTTAGAGATGAAGTAATTGATCTTGGTATTTCTCAAGTAAGTACTGGATCTTGTACTGGTGTAGGTGGATATTCAGAAGAAAATAAAAATACAGCTCAATTTGAAGTAGGAGATCACCGTTCTCCTATGGAAATGCTTGAAAGCCTTATTAAAAGTGGATATATCCCTAGTTACTGTACAGCTTGCTACAGATCTGGACGTACTGGAGATAGATTTATGAAAATAGCTAAGAGTGGAAAAATAAATGTTATGTGTGAAGCAAATGCACTTATGACTCTTAAAGAGTTCCTTCTTGACTATGCTGATGACCACTTGAGAGAAGTTGGAAATGAAGCAATTCTTAAAGCATTAAGCAAAATGGGAGATGCTGAATTTAAAAAGAAAATAATGGGATATTTAAAAGATATAGAAAACGGAGCAAGAGATATTTCGGTTTAA
- the asrA gene encoding anaerobic sulfite reductase subunit AsrA codes for MGFQLSEKDINLFFNSLKDEYDIYAPVVYENGGRFSDTDCIRYGKVNKVEEIEFNKKSEFSFKEVILPIVQTLFYFTEDVVKEADNRKKGAVIFLRSCDLNAVKRLDQIYLANGNEDFYYKRLRDRVKFILIGCKNSFDNCFCVDMNTNRCENYSMAMNYSEDGLFVDIKDKEWEEFFKTHNTKKIDVTPDYVTENNIKVNIPKNLSSDVAKSTLWNQYDSRCIACGRCNFVCPTCTCFTMQDIFYRDNGRVGERKRVWASCMVDGYTDVAGGGAYRKQHGQRMRFKVLHKVLDFKQRFGYHMCVGCGRCDDICPEYISFSNAINNLEKAMEEVTEKND; via the coding sequence ATGGGTTTTCAATTGAGTGAGAAAGATATCAACCTGTTTTTCAATAGTTTAAAAGATGAGTATGATATCTATGCTCCAGTGGTTTATGAAAATGGTGGAAGATTTTCTGATACTGATTGTATAAGATATGGAAAAGTTAACAAAGTGGAAGAGATTGAATTTAATAAGAAGTCTGAATTTTCCTTTAAAGAGGTTATTCTTCCAATAGTTCAAACTCTTTTTTATTTTACTGAAGATGTAGTAAAAGAAGCTGATAATAGAAAAAAAGGAGCTGTAATCTTTTTAAGAAGCTGTGATTTAAATGCAGTGAAAAGACTAGACCAAATTTACTTAGCAAATGGCAATGAAGATTTTTACTATAAGAGATTAAGAGATAGAGTCAAGTTTATACTTATTGGGTGCAAAAACTCTTTTGATAACTGCTTCTGTGTAGATATGAATACAAATAGATGTGAAAATTATTCAATGGCTATGAACTACTCAGAAGATGGTCTTTTTGTAGATATAAAAGATAAAGAGTGGGAAGAATTTTTTAAAACTCATAATACAAAGAAAATAGATGTAACTCCTGACTATGTAACAGAAAATAATATAAAAGTAAATATTCCTAAAAATTTAAGTAGTGATGTGGCAAAAAGCACTCTTTGGAACCAATATGATTCGAGATGTATTGCCTGTGGAAGATGCAATTTTGTATGCCCTACATGTACATGTTTCACAATGCAGGATATTTTCTATAGAGATAATGGACGTGTTGGAGAAAGAAAAAGAGTTTGGGCTTCATGCATGGTTGATGGATACACAGATGTAGCTGGTGGCGGTGCATATCGTAAACAGCATGGACAGCGTATGAGATTTAAAGTCCTTCACAAAGTTTTAGATTTCAAACAGCGTTTTGGATATCATATGTGTGTTGGTTGTGGAAGATGCGATGATATCTGCCCAGAATATATATCTTTTTCAAATGCAATAAATAATCTGGAAAAAGCTATGGAAGAGGTGACTGAAAAAAATGACTAA
- a CDS encoding Crp/Fnr family transcriptional regulator produces the protein MNNFIDIIKIFANIDNKTKNKIAAFSQIKLYKKGEHLFLDRDNVNTLFFIVDGIAALYKIGPSLDKKVIFIHGKGDFLNEVIIQKPVASLNCELLCNSKILEINVSEFENLMKEDFTLCKNTLNGMAYRIRRMFHQLKNTSNSVRLDKQIASKLWKFSRDFGKNTPNGIEIGFKLSISYLADIVGSKRETVSRQLKVLSEENLILVKRNRIIVKDKDKLLNYFKKT, from the coding sequence ATGAATAATTTTATAGATATAATTAAAATTTTTGCCAATATAGATAATAAAACTAAAAATAAAATAGCAGCATTTTCACAAATAAAACTCTATAAAAAAGGAGAGCACCTCTTCTTAGATAGAGATAATGTAAATACTCTCTTCTTTATTGTTGATGGGATAGCTGCTCTATATAAAATAGGTCCATCTCTTGATAAAAAAGTCATTTTTATACATGGAAAAGGGGATTTTTTAAATGAGGTTATTATTCAAAAACCTGTTGCCTCATTAAATTGTGAACTATTATGTAATTCAAAAATACTTGAGATAAATGTTTCAGAATTTGAAAATCTTATGAAAGAGGATTTTACTCTATGTAAAAATACCTTAAATGGTATGGCCTACAGAATAAGAAGAATGTTTCATCAGTTAAAAAATACATCTAACTCTGTAAGACTTGATAAACAGATTGCCTCAAAACTATGGAAATTTTCAAGAGATTTTGGTAAAAATACTCCAAATGGAATAGAGATTGGATTCAAGCTATCTATATCATATCTCGCAGATATTGTTGGTTCTAAAAGAGAAACTGTATCAAGACAATTAAAAGTTCTCTCTGAAGAAAACCTTATTCTTGTAAAAAGAAATCGAATAATAGTCAAAGATAAAGATAAACTTTTAAATTATTTTAAAAAAACGTGA
- the asrC gene encoding sulfite reductase subunit C: protein MDINTKDIKKNAFRVTKVRGFTASRVRVPGGHLDAKFLSMIQEIAQTYGNGLVHITSRQGFEIPGIPFEKIPEVNAKLQPIIEGLGINQPEKGKGYSASGTRNITACIGNNVCPFACYDTSSFAKRIEKEVFPHDLHFKIALTGCPNDCAKVRMHDFGIMGMTLPQFNPDRCVSCGACVRACQRKSTGALTSVNYRPERDHERCIGCGECVLNCPNMAWTRSKKKYYRLTLLGRTGKKNPRLGEDFLKWTDEDTITKVILNTYDYVTKYISKDAPGGKEHIGYIVDRTGFEEFKKWALKDINLSEETEVYTPIYWKGVKY, encoded by the coding sequence ATGGATATAAACACTAAAGATATTAAGAAAAATGCTTTCAGAGTAACTAAAGTGAGAGGTTTTACTGCTTCAAGAGTTCGTGTTCCTGGTGGACATCTTGATGCAAAATTTCTTTCAATGATACAGGAGATTGCTCAAACTTATGGAAATGGACTTGTACATATTACAAGCCGTCAAGGATTTGAAATACCTGGAATACCATTTGAAAAAATCCCTGAAGTAAATGCCAAGTTACAACCTATAATAGAAGGATTAGGAATAAATCAACCTGAAAAAGGAAAAGGATATTCAGCTTCTGGTACAAGAAATATAACTGCATGTATTGGAAATAATGTATGTCCTTTCGCATGTTATGATACTTCAAGTTTTGCTAAAAGAATTGAAAAAGAAGTATTTCCACATGATTTGCATTTTAAAATAGCTCTTACAGGTTGTCCTAATGATTGTGCCAAAGTTAGAATGCATGACTTTGGAATTATGGGAATGACACTTCCTCAATTTAATCCTGATAGATGTGTAAGTTGTGGTGCATGTGTAAGAGCATGTCAAAGAAAATCAACTGGAGCTTTAACCTCTGTCAACTATAGACCTGAAAGAGACCATGAAAGATGCATAGGTTGTGGAGAATGCGTTCTTAACTGCCCTAACATGGCATGGACTAGAAGTAAAAAGAAATATTATAGACTTACTCTTCTTGGAAGAACAGGAAAGAAAAATCCAAGATTAGGAGAAGACTTCTTAAAATGGACTGATGAAGATACTATAACTAAAGTTATTTTAAATACATATGACTATGTTACAAAATATATATCAAAAGATGCTCCAGGGGGAAAGGAACATATTGGATATATCGTAGATAGAACTGGTTTTGAAGAGTTTAAAAAATGGGCTCTTAAAGATATTAACCTTTCAGAAGAAACTGAAGTATATACACCAATCTATTGGAAAGGTGTTAAGTATTAA
- a CDS encoding cob(I)yrinic acid a,c-diamide adenosyltransferase — protein MVHIYTGNGKGKTTASLGLTVRALGHDFKVYIGQFMKGQRYGELKTLEKLGVTVERFGTKSCIFSPEHVKDIDRQMAKEGYEKVKKIIESGEYDLVILDEICICPFFTLITEEQIRDLIKAKPEETELVLTGRYAPKGLYADADLITEMREIKHYYSTDGVLARPGIER, from the coding sequence ATGGTACATATCTATACTGGAAACGGGAAAGGAAAAACTACTGCAAGTCTTGGACTTACTGTAAGAGCACTGGGACATGATTTTAAAGTCTATATTGGACAATTTATGAAAGGGCAAAGATATGGTGAGCTTAAAACACTAGAAAAACTTGGTGTCACTGTAGAAAGATTTGGAACAAAGAGTTGTATTTTTTCTCCAGAACATGTTAAAGATATAGATAGACAAATGGCAAAAGAAGGATATGAAAAGGTTAAGAAAATAATTGAAAGTGGAGAATATGATCTTGTGATCTTAGACGAAATCTGTATCTGTCCATTCTTTACACTTATAACTGAAGAACAGATAAGAGACCTTATTAAAGCTAAACCAGAAGAAACAGAACTGGTTCTTACAGGAAGATATGCACCAAAAGGACTTTATGCTGATGCAGATCTAATTACTGAAATGAGAGAAATCAAACACTATTACAGTACTGATGGTGTCCTTGCCAGACCTGGAATTGAAAGATAG
- the asrB gene encoding anaerobic sulfite reductase subunit AsrB, which translates to MTNEYIPFLSEIVEVIKHTDIEYTFRMRYTKDDVKPGQFFEVSIPKYGEAPISVSGIGKDTIDFTIRKVGKVTNEIFEKYVGEKLFLRGPYGNGFDIDIYKNKELVIVAGGTGVSPVRGVIEYFADHRDEVKDLKLITGYKGPEFILFKDDIPKWKEKMEYILTVDQGEETTQYKVGLVTEFIPKLKFKDISSAVAIVVGPPAMMKFSSLALLKAGIKPENIWISQERKMCCGIGKCGHCKIGDIYVCVDGPVFNYVKGRTLLD; encoded by the coding sequence ATGACTAATGAGTACATACCATTTCTATCTGAGATAGTAGAGGTAATAAAACATACTGATATAGAGTATACTTTTAGAATGAGATACACTAAAGATGACGTAAAGCCTGGTCAATTTTTTGAAGTCTCTATTCCTAAATATGGTGAAGCACCTATTTCAGTAAGTGGAATAGGAAAAGATACAATAGATTTTACTATTAGAAAAGTTGGAAAAGTTACTAATGAGATATTTGAAAAATATGTTGGAGAAAAATTATTCTTAAGAGGTCCATATGGAAATGGATTTGATATTGATATTTATAAAAATAAGGAACTTGTTATAGTAGCTGGTGGTACTGGAGTTTCTCCTGTAAGAGGGGTAATAGAATACTTTGCAGACCATAGAGATGAAGTTAAGGATTTAAAATTAATAACTGGATATAAAGGACCTGAATTTATTCTTTTTAAAGATGATATTCCTAAATGGAAGGAGAAAATGGAATATATTCTAACTGTTGACCAAGGTGAAGAAACTACTCAATACAAAGTAGGTCTTGTAACAGAATTTATACCAAAATTAAAATTTAAAGATATTTCTTCTGCCGTTGCAATAGTAGTAGGTCCTCCTGCAATGATGAAATTCTCATCCTTAGCTCTTCTAAAGGCAGGAATCAAGCCTGAAAACATATGGATTTCCCAAGAGAGAAAGATGTGCTGCGGAATTGGTAAATGTGGTCACTGTAAAATAGGTGATATCTATGTATGTGTAGATGGCCCTGTATTTAACTATGTTAAAGGTCGTACTTTGTTAGATTAG
- a CDS encoding LacI family DNA-binding transcriptional regulator, with protein sequence MKKLTIKEIAEYSGVGKSTVSRYFNSGYVSQESKEKIEKVINKYNYVPNVFARGIKAKSSKLIGIVVPCLDSVISSTILMSLDSSLRKSGYTPVIVNTSHDKELELSNIENLARLKVEAIIVIATSVTDNHVKLIKKSPVPVLFIGQILPNGYSIVNDEEKAGEILSSYIIGEKFEKVLYIGVNEEDIMVGKIRKESLINPIIEKGIEVDYLETDFSYDNSYKNFKKVYKNKDVPNCIVCATDTIAFGVIKGLKEFHSEILDKVSIFSYGGYKVSGLVTPPISTIRFENEHTGELASKSVIEILNGEEVEKIQKIGFKFEKR encoded by the coding sequence ATGAAGAAGTTGACTATAAAAGAGATAGCTGAATATTCAGGAGTTGGAAAGAGTACAGTATCAAGATACTTCAATAGTGGATATGTAAGCCAGGAATCTAAGGAGAAAATAGAAAAGGTAATTAATAAATACAATTATGTTCCCAACGTTTTTGCAAGGGGAATAAAAGCTAAAAGTTCAAAGCTCATTGGAATAGTTGTTCCATGTCTTGATTCAGTTATAAGTTCTACCATACTTATGTCTTTAGACAGCTCTCTTAGAAAAAGTGGATATACTCCTGTAATTGTAAATACAAGCCATGATAAAGAACTTGAGCTTTCAAATATTGAAAATCTTGCCAGGCTAAAAGTTGAAGCTATAATAGTTATTGCAACTTCTGTTACTGATAATCATGTAAAGTTGATAAAAAAATCTCCTGTTCCAGTCCTTTTTATAGGGCAGATTCTTCCAAATGGATACTCTATTGTAAATGACGAAGAGAAGGCTGGAGAGATTTTAAGTAGCTATATAATTGGTGAAAAGTTTGAAAAGGTATTATATATTGGAGTAAATGAAGAGGATATAATGGTTGGAAAGATAAGAAAAGAGTCCCTTATTAATCCAATAATTGAAAAAGGCATTGAAGTTGATTATCTTGAGACAGATTTTTCTTATGATAATAGTTATAAAAATTTTAAGAAAGTCTATAAAAATAAAGATGTTCCAAATTGTATAGTGTGTGCAACAGATACTATAGCCTTTGGTGTTATAAAAGGACTTAAAGAGTTTCATAGTGAGATTTTAGATAAAGTTTCTATATTTAGTTATGGAGGTTATAAGGTATCAGGACTGGTGACTCCACCTATATCAACTATTAGATTTGAAAATGAGCATACTGGAGAACTTGCTTCAAAAAGTGTAATTGAGATTTTAAATGGAGAAGAGGTTGAAAAAATCCAAAAAATTGGATTTAAGTTTGAAAAAAGATAG